In Asterias amurensis chromosome 4, ASM3211899v1, one genomic interval encodes:
- the LOC139935784 gene encoding multifunctional protein ADE2-like codes for MAGTEPGKQLAEGKTKIIYELPNNEVLVQSKDRISANNALRTNDLEGKAAISNNTACKVFEFLSKIGVKNHFIAKHSDTSFTAANCDMIPIEWVTRRVATGSFLKRNAGVKEGYRFAPVKLEFFYKDDAAGDPQWSAEQIIESKLTCGGLVIGRHQVDMMSKMTVVIFEVLEKAWMSLDCSLIDMKIEFGVSAKTGEIVLADIIDSDSWRLWPKGDRRLMKDKQVYREFKEVTSEGLQQVIRNFQWVADQLDSFIPSPKGQAVVIMGSPSDMVHGEKIRDLCLSFGFPCHLRVSSAHKGTDETLNIVAQYEASGIATVFIAVAGRSNGLGPVLSGNTSFPVINCPPVKAEWGPQDIWSSLRLPSGLGCSTVMSADGAAWCAAQMLSLTDHVIWSTIRARQMNTWLALKAADFKLQTTADTK; via the exons GGACTGAACCTGGTAAACAATTAGCTGAAGGAAAGACTAAAATCATCTATGAGTTGCCTAATAATGAAGTATTGGTGCAGTCTAAGGATCGTATCTCTGCCAATAATGCACTGCGGACCAATGACCTGGAAGGAAAAGCAGCCATTTCGAACAATACAGCATGTAAAGTCTTTGAGTTTCTCTCCAAAATTG GTGTGAAGAATCATTTCATTGCAAAGCATAGTGATACAAGCTTCACAGCAGCCAACTGTGACATGATTCCTATTGAATGGGTGACAAGACGTGTTGCTACTGGATCATTCTTGAAGCGTAATGCTGGTGTCAAAGAAGGCTATCGCTTTGCACCAGTTAAGTTGGAATTCTTCTACAAG GATGATGCTGCAGGGGATCCCCAGTGGTCTGCTGAGCAGATTATTGAGTCTAAACTCACCTGTGGTGGGTTGGTGATTGGGCGTCATCAGGTGGATATGATGAGTAAAATGACAGTCGTTATCTTTGAGGTGTTGGAGAAAGCTTGGATGTCTCTAGACTGCTCACTAATTGATATGAAAATTGAGTTTGGAGTCAGTGCTAAAACGG GTGAAATCGTTTTGGCTGATATTATTGACAGTGACTCATGGCGTTTATGGCCAAAGGGTGATCGTAGACTCATGAAGGATAAACAAGTCTATCGAGAGTTCAAGGAAGTGACAAGTGAGGGCTTGCAACAAGTGATTCGCAACTTCCAGTGGGTTGCAGATCAGCTTGAT tCTTTCATCCCATCTCCCAAAGGACAAGCTGTGGTCATTATGGGTTCACCTAGTGATATGGTACATGGGGAGAAGATACGTGATCTGTGTTTGAGCTTTGGATTCCCATGTCATCTACGAGTAAGCTCTGCCCATAAGGGAACTGACGAGACACTCAATATAGTAGCTCAATATGAAG CTTCAGGGATTGCCACTGTCTTCATAGCAGTTGCTGGTCGTAGTAATGGGCTTGGTCCAGTCCTATCTGGTAACACATCATTCCCAGTCATTAATTGCCCTCCAGTCAAAGCTGAATGGGGACCTCAAGACATTTGGTCATCTCTACGTCTGCCTTCTG GCCTTGGATGTAGTACTGTCATGTCAGCTGATGGAGCAGCATGGTGTGCAGCTCAAATGCTATCCCTGACTGATCATGTCATCTGGAGTACTATTCGTGCCCGTCAGATGAATACATGGCTGGCACTTAAAGCGGCAGACTTCAAGCTCCAGACTACTGCTGATACAAAATAG